A genomic region of Saprospiraceae bacterium contains the following coding sequences:
- the lnt gene encoding apolipoprotein N-acyltransferase, producing MKFKKNYLLPVILLSGILATYGASYMLKNTFWGHTPLYLLLGSWLVLSLSVFWKYQSTNEHLLYFLLSTASGLILGKAFVYTSPLLCIGFIPLLYATYKLEQGSRIFMWAHFLYAFHAFMLWNILATYWVANAALVPGLVAFILNSLFMCIPWLAAIWIGRKIKYLWLPALIVFWISYEWGHHQWDISWPWLSLGNGFAFYPNWIQWYEYTGAFGGSLWALSLNALGLYILISKKLRLILCFSAMLLLGIPIYISSSILKTTELNGESVEVAIVQPNYEPHFEKFSVDENLQMIQFEKLSRNFISPHTKYLIWPETSFEYLEIGAFANDWRVIRMRDLCNMYGKMCLVTGLGTLRTFREGETLSEAARPSNRGGPTKYFEIQNSAAQICGTGNDFPVYVKSKLVPGVETFPYRHLLPFLKPIVDKLGGSIYGLGKQKERSVFESDGLKIAPVICYESIYGAYVGEYIRKGAQAIFIMTNDGWWDNTPGYRQHLYFGALRAIEYRRSIARSANTGVSCFIDAKGEIKDRTEYGKSTAIRNNIRFSNQETFYLKYGDFIVYIALALSFLILMLGFGAILKVRFLKNQ from the coding sequence ATGAAATTCAAAAAAAACTACCTCCTACCGGTAATCCTCCTTTCAGGCATTTTGGCAACTTACGGAGCTTCCTACATGCTCAAAAACACATTTTGGGGACATACTCCTTTGTATTTATTACTGGGTAGCTGGTTGGTACTTTCGCTTTCCGTTTTTTGGAAATATCAATCTACAAATGAGCATCTTCTTTATTTTCTGCTTAGTACTGCAAGTGGTTTGATTTTAGGCAAAGCATTTGTTTATACCAGTCCTTTATTGTGTATCGGGTTTATTCCGCTGCTCTATGCTACTTACAAGCTAGAGCAGGGATCGAGAATTTTTATGTGGGCCCATTTTTTATACGCGTTTCATGCCTTTATGTTGTGGAATATATTGGCGACTTATTGGGTAGCTAATGCTGCGTTAGTACCCGGATTGGTTGCTTTTATACTCAACAGCTTATTTATGTGTATCCCTTGGTTGGCGGCCATTTGGATTGGACGAAAAATTAAATATCTATGGCTCCCCGCTTTGATCGTTTTTTGGATAAGCTATGAATGGGGACATCATCAATGGGACATTTCCTGGCCTTGGCTTTCATTGGGTAATGGATTTGCTTTTTACCCCAATTGGATACAATGGTATGAATATACAGGTGCATTTGGTGGAAGTTTATGGGCTTTGTCACTAAATGCATTGGGTTTATACATCCTGATCTCTAAAAAGTTAAGACTTATATTATGTTTTTCAGCAATGCTATTATTGGGTATACCCATTTATATTTCGAGTTCCATTTTGAAAACTACTGAATTAAATGGTGAATCAGTAGAAGTTGCCATCGTTCAACCCAATTATGAACCGCATTTTGAAAAATTTTCAGTGGATGAAAATTTACAAATGATTCAATTTGAAAAATTATCCAGAAATTTTATTAGCCCACATACAAAATATCTGATTTGGCCGGAAACCAGTTTTGAGTATTTAGAAATAGGTGCATTTGCAAATGATTGGCGAGTCATAAGGATGCGCGATTTATGTAATATGTATGGGAAAATGTGTCTCGTAACCGGATTGGGAACTTTGAGAACTTTTCGTGAAGGCGAAACACTTTCGGAAGCTGCAAGACCCAGTAATAGAGGTGGGCCCACAAAATATTTTGAAATCCAAAACAGTGCCGCTCAAATTTGTGGCACAGGAAATGATTTTCCGGTTTATGTAAAATCTAAACTGGTGCCAGGTGTAGAAACTTTTCCTTACAGACATTTACTCCCATTTTTAAAACCTATTGTCGACAAACTTGGTGGTTCTATTTATGGCTTAGGAAAACAAAAAGAAAGAAGTGTCTTTGAATCCGATGGATTAAAGATTGCTCCTGTTATTTGTTATGAATCGATTTATGGAGCTTACGTAGGTGAATATATCCGCAAAGGGGCTCAGGCAATATTTATTATGACCAACGATGGCTGGTGGGATAATACCCCTGGCTACCGCCAACATTTGTATTTTGGAGCATTACGTGCTATTGAATACCGAAGGTCTATTGCAAGATCTGCAAACACAGGAGTTTCTTGTTTTATTGATGCAAAGGGGGAAATAAAGGATAGAACTGAGTATGGGAAATCAACAGCAATTCGAAATAACATCCGTTTTTCTAACCAGGAGACATTTTATCTCAAATATGGCGATTTTATTGTTTATATCGCACTTGCGCTTTCCTTTCTGATTCTTATGCTTGGTTTTGGGGCAATTTTGAAAGTTCGGTTTTTAAAAAATCAATAA
- a CDS encoding bifunctional phosphoglucose/phosphomannose isomerase has translation MEMSMFEMVRRFPDQLKEGLELFKLSDVSSGEQAVLNIYISGMGGSAVGADFVEAIVRDVCNVPITVGKSYTVPHFISENTLAIVSSYSGNTEETISSYHQLVQRGAKVVVISSGGELIRRAHELKQDIIQLPSGWSSPRACLSYSLVAQLYALHKLNIIDHFYVKQLIASIKLMEDCREEIIEQARQLADLLQDKWVVIYSSDHFEPVCLRFRQQINENSKMLCWHNVIPEMNHNELVGWRWNHPFVASVFIRDREEYSRIQARMELTKEVVGHYAASVMDIYARGDSYLEKSLYLVHLLDFVSVFLAEKNQVDAVEVRVIDFLKTELSKLPQNQA, from the coding sequence ATGGAAATGAGTATGTTTGAAATGGTTCGTCGTTTTCCAGATCAATTGAAAGAGGGATTGGAATTGTTTAAATTGAGCGACGTAAGTTCTGGTGAGCAAGCTGTCCTCAATATTTATATTAGTGGAATGGGAGGCTCAGCAGTAGGCGCAGATTTTGTAGAGGCTATTGTTCGGGATGTTTGTAACGTTCCAATTACAGTTGGAAAGTCCTATACGGTGCCACATTTTATTTCAGAAAATACGCTGGCCATCGTCTCCTCGTATTCAGGAAATACGGAAGAGACGATTTCTTCATATCATCAATTGGTTCAACGAGGTGCAAAAGTAGTTGTCATAAGTTCTGGTGGTGAGTTGATCAGAAGGGCTCATGAATTAAAACAGGATATTATTCAATTGCCTTCTGGGTGGTCTTCTCCAAGGGCTTGCCTCTCTTATTCTTTGGTGGCACAACTATATGCATTGCACAAATTAAATATCATTGATCATTTTTATGTGAAACAATTAATCGCTTCAATTAAATTGATGGAAGATTGTCGTGAAGAGATCATTGAACAAGCCAGACAATTAGCTGACTTATTACAGGATAAGTGGGTCGTAATTTACAGTTCTGATCATTTTGAACCAGTTTGTTTAAGGTTTAGACAACAGATCAATGAAAATAGCAAAATGTTGTGCTGGCATAATGTAATTCCTGAAATGAATCATAATGAATTGGTTGGTTGGCGCTGGAATCATCCATTTGTCGCGTCTGTTTTTATAAGAGATCGCGAAGAATATTCCAGAATTCAGGCAAGGATGGAATTAACCAAAGAAGTTGTTGGCCATTATGCTGCATCAGTAATGGATATTTATGCTCGTGGGGATTCCTATTTGGAAAAATCCTTATATCTGGTGCACTTGCTTGATTTTGTAAGTGTATTTCTTGCAGAAAAAAATCAGGTAGATGCTGTGGAGGTGCGCGTTATTGATTTTTTAAAAACCGAACTTTCAAAATTGCCCCAAAACCAAGCATAA
- a CDS encoding endonuclease/exonuclease/phosphatase family protein, with protein MNSNDWYIKSERVQWSMVILIIAVSLFFVSPPEGFLWAKLISNYAIHWMLFCLLGGVITLFIEHEKLLYTFMICSALMAFYLMNSFNTDLKLAKFSSPNAIQLAFINPTLSNDDKIKMLQFVFKKAPDVIILQEFTPDMLEWVKAYQQEYPYQYLLPRIDPLGKAILSKFNLSSPNEFELMDNPVLNLYITSSQNDSFQIIVCNHLPPITLMAYRKLNQFLTALSNTLSNAHQNLILVADFNIVPWSRELRIFRNNSGLVASRRDNADTGPETGNLDILNTASMELMYSKNLECSYFEVIVDSFGNPFGIMGRYQKKFVF; from the coding sequence ATGAATTCAAACGATTGGTATATAAAATCTGAGAGGGTACAATGGAGCATGGTTATCCTCATTATAGCCGTTAGCTTATTTTTTGTATCACCACCTGAAGGATTTTTATGGGCAAAGTTGATTTCAAATTATGCGATCCATTGGATGCTGTTTTGTTTGTTAGGTGGAGTTATTACGCTGTTTATTGAACACGAGAAGCTCTTGTACACATTTATGATATGTTCAGCACTTATGGCCTTTTATCTCATGAATTCATTTAATACAGACTTAAAACTAGCGAAATTCTCGAGTCCTAATGCAATACAGTTGGCTTTTATCAACCCCACCTTGAGCAACGATGACAAAATTAAAATGCTTCAATTTGTTTTTAAAAAAGCACCAGATGTGATCATTTTGCAAGAATTTACGCCGGATATGCTTGAGTGGGTAAAGGCTTATCAACAAGAATATCCGTATCAATATTTATTGCCTAGAATAGATCCTTTGGGCAAGGCGATACTTTCGAAATTCAACTTAAGCAGTCCAAACGAATTTGAACTTATGGACAATCCGGTCCTCAATTTATATATTACGAGCTCGCAGAATGATAGCTTTCAAATTATAGTATGTAATCATTTGCCGCCTATTACACTGATGGCCTACCGAAAACTTAATCAGTTTCTGACTGCGCTGTCCAATACGCTCTCCAATGCTCATCAGAATTTAATACTTGTTGCAGATTTTAATATTGTACCCTGGTCACGGGAATTGCGGATTTTCAGAAATAACTCGGGTTTGGTCGCCAGTCGCAGGGACAATGCAGATACCGGCCCTGAAACCGGGAATTTAGATATTCTAAATACGGCCAGTATGGAACTCATGTATAGTAAAAATCTGGAGTGCTCCTATTTTGAAGTCATTGTAGATTCATTTGGCAATCCTTTTGGAATTATGGGTCGATATCAAAAAAAGTTTGTTTTTTAA
- a CDS encoding lamin tail domain-containing protein has product MRHILCILMLWAAAHLTAQWSDPFDSVLDSQWRGDREQFIVNSEGRLQLHAKQAGRSTLWRPYSLADSLSWAFHIYLDFDPSATNKLEVFLLSDSLSLTPDTAIILEIGENGITDTWKIYAKQGVHKDLIASGQQGILATGPLAFKFHIICYSSVYWQLYLENLITGENQKLADFSFKLPDLHKFQYFGVHCLYSETRKQAFAFDNISVGYDSTRPLIIKHQILDAHTILFTFNETIDTLRSKQNSLFKLNYNGEHNGLEWLSPVHLKLKFNENLYASKKDTLFYQKVMDLFGNISKSEIYAFEINFIRSPKYLDLCITEIMCDPSPAWKLPDAEYIEIYNRTESDISLKSCLLYDESTAIELPDSVIRSSEYIILGNSSDAVAFSPFGKTIPLDKFPSLNNDGDVLSIRNEKSELVYEVEYTSQDFEDASKAEGGYALEWVSVFDLCALQGGWKFSKHPLGGTPGFQNSWLSNSYDSQGPQLLAVYPLSIWEIKLVFSEKLHPDIPNLTSFFKLNPTSSIATIEFTDKSNELLILLHQPLRAGQHYKIEIESISDCLGNLSEHLSFEFALGVDPEPGDVVWSEVLFDAYSSHHDFVEIYNRSNKYISLQKLELSDGLDSTKAYPLRIDKVLAPYQYLAMTSNATDLMGIYPIHNRVQIEEVEILPMEDNGASLFLTLNNGRERYTIDSFAFTKEWHHPFIKDPEGKSLEKIEMNLPSALRSSWQTAGHWVYFASPGLANSQSLKLDTVKKDKPYHLNSNRISPNGDGFEDFLGLMFKIDKPAYLCYLDLYNLSGQLMSPVYRDQVYDGQLVTWLGEDLDGSPLTAGNYILNINLAHPDGTKISFKERISLLR; this is encoded by the coding sequence ATGAGACACATCCTATGCATCCTTATGCTGTGGGCGGCAGCGCATTTAACTGCCCAATGGTCAGATCCTTTTGATTCCGTTCTTGATAGCCAATGGCGAGGTGATCGGGAACAATTTATTGTAAATTCAGAAGGGCGATTGCAATTACATGCAAAACAAGCTGGACGATCAACTTTGTGGAGACCCTATTCTTTAGCTGACTCACTGAGTTGGGCTTTTCATATTTATTTGGATTTTGATCCATCAGCAACTAACAAACTGGAAGTTTTTTTACTTTCAGATTCATTAAGTCTTACACCAGACACTGCAATAATTCTGGAAATTGGTGAAAATGGAATCACAGATACCTGGAAAATTTATGCAAAGCAAGGTGTCCATAAAGATTTAATCGCATCAGGTCAACAAGGCATATTAGCTACAGGACCATTGGCTTTTAAATTTCACATCATCTGTTATTCTTCGGTTTATTGGCAATTATACCTTGAAAATTTAATAACCGGCGAAAACCAAAAACTTGCTGATTTTAGTTTTAAACTGCCAGACCTTCATAAATTCCAATACTTTGGTGTGCATTGTTTGTATTCTGAAACCCGTAAACAAGCTTTTGCTTTTGATAATATTTCCGTGGGTTATGATAGCACCAGACCTCTCATTATTAAACATCAAATTTTAGATGCGCACACTATACTTTTTACTTTTAATGAAACGATAGACACGCTACGTAGTAAGCAAAATTCACTTTTCAAACTTAACTATAACGGGGAGCATAATGGTCTTGAATGGTTAAGTCCTGTGCACTTAAAGCTGAAATTTAACGAAAATCTTTATGCCTCCAAAAAGGATACTTTGTTTTATCAAAAGGTGATGGATCTTTTTGGAAATATCTCTAAATCTGAAATTTATGCTTTCGAAATAAATTTCATTCGGAGTCCGAAATACCTCGATTTGTGCATTACCGAAATTATGTGCGACCCATCTCCTGCCTGGAAGCTTCCGGATGCAGAATACATTGAAATATATAACAGAACAGAATCTGATATTAGCTTAAAATCATGCTTATTGTATGATGAAAGTACTGCAATCGAATTACCAGATAGCGTCATCCGTTCTTCTGAATATATTATTTTAGGCAACAGTTCAGATGCTGTTGCGTTTTCTCCATTTGGAAAGACGATACCTCTGGATAAATTTCCCTCGCTTAATAACGATGGTGATGTACTTTCCATAAGAAATGAAAAATCAGAACTCGTATATGAAGTTGAATACACATCTCAGGATTTTGAAGATGCCAGTAAAGCAGAAGGGGGCTATGCATTGGAATGGGTTTCCGTATTTGACTTGTGTGCGCTCCAAGGAGGATGGAAGTTCAGTAAGCATCCTTTAGGTGGAACACCCGGATTTCAAAATTCATGGTTAAGCAATTCTTATGATAGTCAGGGCCCCCAATTATTGGCAGTATATCCTTTAAGTATTTGGGAAATTAAATTGGTTTTTAGTGAAAAATTGCATCCTGATATTCCCAATTTGACGAGTTTTTTTAAGTTGAATCCAACGAGCTCCATTGCTACCATTGAATTTACAGATAAGTCAAATGAGTTACTAATACTTTTACACCAGCCACTCAGAGCCGGTCAACATTATAAAATTGAAATTGAAAGTATTTCAGATTGTTTAGGGAATCTATCTGAGCATTTAAGTTTTGAATTTGCGCTAGGCGTGGATCCGGAACCTGGCGATGTGGTTTGGTCTGAGGTATTATTCGATGCATACAGTTCCCATCATGATTTTGTGGAAATCTATAATCGGAGCAACAAGTATATTTCTTTACAAAAATTAGAATTGTCTGATGGGCTCGATTCCACAAAAGCTTACCCTTTGCGTATTGATAAAGTATTGGCACCCTACCAATATCTGGCCATGACTTCTAATGCCACCGATTTAATGGGCATATACCCTATTCATAATCGCGTTCAGATAGAGGAAGTTGAAATACTACCCATGGAAGATAATGGTGCAAGTTTGTTTTTGACTTTGAATAATGGGAGAGAGCGTTATACTATAGACAGTTTTGCATTTACAAAAGAATGGCACCACCCGTTTATCAAAGATCCGGAAGGAAAATCATTGGAGAAAATAGAGATGAATTTGCCTTCTGCGCTCAGATCATCATGGCAAACTGCAGGCCATTGGGTGTATTTTGCAAGTCCGGGTTTAGCCAATAGCCAAAGCTTAAAATTGGACACGGTAAAGAAAGATAAACCTTATCACTTAAATTCAAATAGAATCAGCCCAAATGGTGATGGATTTGAAGATTTCTTGGGTTTAATGTTCAAAATTGATAAACCCGCTTACTTATGCTATTTGGATTTATACAATTTAAGCGGACAATTGATGAGCCCTGTTTACCGGGATCAGGTTTATGACGGCCAATTGGTGACTTGGCTTGGTGAAGATTTGGATGGGAGTCCATTGACCGCTGGAAATTATATTTTAAACATTAACTTAGCACATCCAGATGGCACCAAAATAAGCTTTAAGGAGAGAATAAGTTTACTAAGATAA
- a CDS encoding glucose-1-phosphate thymidylyltransferase has product MFIRNLILVDPQHKDQFKPLSWTRPLAAFRFGILSIMEKWALRFHAETSHCVSFPLSDLYPAQIQNDNFVVQGHLIPNNDLCYLISNLQEGEFLVCDDLWVAGRLNKQQCLDFLQHFSLNGFNKQFVDKHLVNGIYRPWELFQRKAIELEQDYQLITAGRFTTPIHESNAIIGNQLFVEEGARMMACTLNSQTGPIYIGRNVEIMEGSMLRGPLAICEGSIVKMGAKIYGATSIGPESRIGGEINNCIFQAYSNKAHDGFLGNSIIGEWVNIGADTNASNLKNNYEDVKLWNYNTKRFDKTASLFCGLIMGDHAKCGINTMFNTGTVVGFGANVFGAGFPRQFVPDFAWGGASGFSTFTLDKFFATAQKVMERRHVPLTDSNKKLFEYIFSESREFRNWDSI; this is encoded by the coding sequence ATGTTCATCAGGAACCTCATTTTAGTGGACCCCCAACATAAGGATCAGTTCAAACCTCTGTCTTGGACCAGACCCTTGGCAGCCTTTCGCTTTGGCATTCTGAGCATTATGGAGAAATGGGCTTTGAGATTCCATGCAGAAACAAGCCATTGCGTTTCTTTTCCATTATCTGATCTTTATCCTGCCCAAATTCAGAATGATAACTTTGTGGTTCAGGGTCATTTGATCCCAAATAATGATCTGTGCTACCTCATTTCTAATTTGCAAGAAGGTGAGTTTCTGGTATGCGACGATTTATGGGTTGCAGGACGCCTTAACAAACAGCAATGCCTGGATTTTCTGCAACATTTTTCTTTGAATGGATTTAATAAACAGTTCGTTGATAAACATCTTGTCAATGGAATCTACAGACCCTGGGAACTATTCCAAAGGAAGGCCATTGAATTGGAACAGGATTATCAATTGATAACAGCCGGACGATTTACAACACCAATCCATGAAAGTAATGCGATCATCGGAAATCAGCTTTTTGTAGAAGAGGGTGCTCGCATGATGGCTTGTACACTCAATTCTCAAACAGGTCCAATATACATTGGTAGAAATGTTGAAATAATGGAGGGAAGTATGTTGCGCGGACCTTTAGCGATCTGTGAAGGATCTATTGTAAAGATGGGTGCCAAAATTTATGGCGCAACATCTATAGGTCCCGAATCAAGAATTGGTGGCGAAATTAATAATTGCATTTTTCAAGCATATTCAAACAAAGCTCACGATGGCTTTCTTGGCAATAGTATCATAGGCGAATGGGTCAATATTGGTGCAGATACGAATGCTTCGAATTTGAAAAATAATTACGAAGATGTCAAACTATGGAATTATAACACCAAAAGATTTGATAAAACTGCAAGTCTATTTTGTGGATTGATCATGGGCGATCATGCGAAGTGTGGTATCAACACTATGTTCAACACCGGCACGGTTGTTGGTTTTGGGGCTAATGTATTTGGGGCAGGGTTTCCGCGGCAATTCGTGCCAGATTTTGCCTGGGGCGGTGCTTCTGGTTTCTCAACTTTTACTTTGGATAAATTCTTTGCGACTGCTCAAAAAGTAATGGAAAGAAGACATGTTCCTCTAACAGATTCCAATAAAAAATTGTTCGAATATATTTTCTCGGAAAGTCGGGAATTCAGGAATTGGGATTCTATATGA
- a CDS encoding fused MFS/spermidine synthase has product MNLTSGQQPNLFWKLLSYIVDIPIEQLSSEFNPTIHLFLSCGEFKLVSDTAIYSYGLKYEHFVAAFKKIKIESKNPKSILILGLGTGSIPQMLQSKFNIQANFDFVEKDPEIIFLFEKYQDYIFTGQFKCYCEDGLDFLKNSRKKYDLICMDIFEDSTIPKKFESKDFLELLKANLNVSGILLYNRLHDNSENQKKNNDFLVPFSQIFPRHLVFKHDYNWILIVENDLA; this is encoded by the coding sequence ATGAACTTGACTTCCGGTCAACAACCCAATCTATTTTGGAAGCTCTTGAGTTATATCGTGGATATTCCAATAGAACAATTGTCCTCTGAATTCAACCCTACCATTCATTTGTTTCTGTCCTGCGGTGAATTTAAGCTAGTGAGTGATACAGCCATTTATTCTTACGGCTTAAAATATGAGCATTTTGTTGCCGCTTTTAAAAAAATTAAAATTGAATCTAAGAATCCAAAATCAATTTTAATATTAGGATTGGGGACGGGAAGCATACCTCAAATGTTACAGTCCAAATTTAATATTCAGGCAAACTTTGATTTTGTAGAAAAAGATCCGGAAATTATTTTTTTATTTGAAAAGTATCAGGACTATATATTTACCGGACAATTCAAATGCTATTGTGAAGATGGATTAGACTTTTTGAAAAATTCGAGAAAGAAATACGACCTGATTTGTATGGATATTTTTGAAGATAGCACTATCCCAAAAAAATTTGAGTCGAAAGATTTCCTGGAGTTGTTAAAGGCAAATTTAAATGTATCCGGGATTTTACTTTACAACCGACTCCATGACAATTCTGAAAATCAGAAAAAGAATAATGACTTTTTAGTGCCATTCTCGCAAATTTTTCCGCGACATTTAGTTTTTAAACATGACTATAATTGGATACTTATAGTAGAAAATGACTTAGCTTAA
- a CDS encoding PDZ domain-containing protein yields the protein MSVCIFSLQTLFVHNSILAKEATIRIPFRYVQSFIIIDVQIENVIPLQLIFDTGAEHTILFEKYWTDIISNAYQRDIKVIGSDLQTEIPAKLTHPLSLNFPLRYKCLTQLIVLEDHSTNISQVIGEPVHGILSASLFSQFIIQIDYKKRNIILHPLSTKVPEGFTELDIQIYKNKPYLETEVATKWGQKQKLNLLLDTGASLSLLMYTDSTSNIDLPDKMIPGYLGSGLGGMLKGFVGKVGLIYLDTFTLSNVISHFLMVDTEYSRIEKQNKQGLIGNLMLEKFELYIDYHRKKLFLKPTKKLYKEIKFDKSGMLIISGGNHLQNYYVSQVIPNSPAYEAGILPKDELVSINGWPCSWLSLSKILSSFQKEEGKKINLKLRRNGKKIKISFNLKSLI from the coding sequence TTGTCAGTTTGTATATTCTCATTACAAACGCTATTTGTTCATAATAGTATCCTTGCCAAGGAAGCTACGATCAGGATTCCTTTTAGGTATGTTCAATCATTTATCATTATTGATGTCCAAATTGAAAATGTAATTCCATTACAATTGATTTTTGATACAGGTGCAGAGCACACTATTCTCTTTGAGAAATATTGGACGGATATCATCAGCAATGCATATCAAAGGGATATAAAGGTAATTGGATCTGATTTACAAACAGAAATTCCTGCGAAATTGACCCACCCACTGAGCTTAAATTTTCCTTTGAGGTATAAATGTTTAACGCAGCTCATAGTTCTTGAAGATCACTCCACTAATATATCCCAGGTCATAGGAGAGCCGGTACATGGTATTTTAAGTGCTTCCCTTTTTAGTCAGTTTATAATACAAATCGATTACAAAAAACGAAATATCATTCTGCATCCACTTTCAACAAAAGTACCCGAAGGATTTACTGAATTGGATATTCAAATTTATAAAAATAAGCCTTATTTGGAAACGGAAGTAGCTACTAAATGGGGCCAAAAACAAAAATTAAACTTGCTGTTGGATACAGGTGCAAGTTTGTCGCTTTTGATGTACACGGATTCTACATCCAACATTGATTTACCAGATAAAATGATCCCAGGATATCTCGGGAGCGGATTGGGTGGTATGTTGAAGGGATTTGTAGGTAAAGTTGGGCTCATTTATTTGGATACTTTTACTCTTTCAAATGTGATTTCGCATTTTTTAATGGTTGATACAGAATATTCTAGAATTGAAAAGCAGAATAAACAAGGATTGATTGGAAATTTAATGTTAGAGAAATTTGAACTTTATATTGATTACCATAGGAAAAAACTTTTTCTGAAACCTACTAAAAAGTTATACAAGGAAATAAAATTTGATAAATCGGGAATGCTCATCATCAGTGGCGGGAATCATTTGCAAAATTATTATGTATCACAAGTCATACCTAATTCACCTGCATATGAAGCCGGGATCTTGCCGAAAGACGAGCTGGTAAGCATTAATGGATGGCCTTGTTCCTGGTTAAGTTTAAGTAAAATACTTTCAAGTTTTCAAAAAGAAGAGGGTAAAAAGATAAATCTAAAATTGAGACGAAATGGGAAGAAAATTAAAATTAGTTTTAATTTGAAAAGTCTAATTTGA
- a CDS encoding aspartate-semialdehyde dehydrogenase: MHLAIVGVTGLVGQTILTVLDEMDFKYDQLSFVASERSVGKTIEWKGEAHTIKSMVDVLESKPDIALFSAGGNTSLEWAPKFAAQGTFVIDNSSAWRMDANCPLVVPEVNPHTLNSNSRIIANPNCSTIQMVVALNPLHQTFGIHRLVISTYQSFTGTGMKAVYQYEAERDGNPVPEPRAYHHPIFENCIPQCDVFLDNDYTKEEMKLVHETRKIMSDATMRICATAVRVPVHGGHSESVNVELKKPFQIDEVRTLFSKTPGLVLMDNPALFEYPTPLQSKNRNEVFVGRLRLDPSHENALNLWITADNLRKGAATNAVQIAQLLVDKSLV, from the coding sequence ATGCATTTAGCAATAGTGGGTGTTACCGGCTTAGTTGGTCAAACAATATTGACAGTTTTGGATGAAATGGATTTTAAATATGACCAATTGAGTTTCGTAGCTTCAGAGAGATCTGTAGGTAAAACGATTGAATGGAAAGGAGAAGCCCATACCATAAAAAGTATGGTAGATGTCCTTGAATCGAAACCGGATATAGCCTTGTTTTCTGCAGGCGGAAATACCTCTTTGGAATGGGCTCCTAAATTTGCAGCCCAAGGAACTTTTGTCATAGATAATTCATCTGCCTGGAGAATGGATGCAAATTGTCCGCTCGTTGTTCCAGAAGTTAACCCTCATACCTTGAATTCAAATTCTCGAATTATCGCTAATCCTAACTGTTCTACCATTCAAATGGTAGTCGCTTTAAATCCTTTGCATCAGACTTTTGGTATTCATAGATTGGTTATTTCTACCTACCAGTCTTTTACAGGAACCGGAATGAAGGCTGTTTATCAATATGAAGCAGAACGCGACGGAAATCCAGTACCTGAACCCAGAGCTTATCACCACCCTATTTTTGAAAATTGCATTCCACAATGTGATGTGTTTCTCGATAATGATTATACAAAAGAAGAGATGAAGCTGGTTCACGAAACGCGAAAAATTATGAGTGATGCAACGATGCGCATTTGCGCTACAGCAGTGAGGGTCCCCGTACATGGCGGCCATTCAGAATCTGTCAATGTTGAATTGAAAAAGCCTTTTCAAATAGATGAAGTACGAACTTTATTTTCAAAGACACCCGGCTTGGTCTTAATGGATAATCCAGCACTTTTCGAATATCCAACACCCCTACAGTCCAAAAACAGAAATGAAGTTTTTGTAGGTCGTCTAAGACTGGATCCTTCCCATGAAAATGCATTAAACCTTTGGATTACAGCAGATAATCTTAGAAAAGGTGCTGCAACCAATGCCGTTCAAATTGCTCAATTGCTCGTTGATAAAAGCTTAGTTTGA
- a CDS encoding type B 50S ribosomal protein L31 gives MKKDLHPANYRFVVFKDFSCNEAFLTRSCAATKETIVWDDGNEYPLIRLEISSKSHPFFTGKMKFIDTAGRIDKFNKKFAGSKFAKT, from the coding sequence ATGAAAAAAGATTTGCACCCGGCTAATTATCGTTTTGTTGTCTTTAAAGATTTCTCATGTAATGAGGCTTTCTTGACGCGTTCCTGCGCTGCTACCAAAGAAACCATTGTATGGGATGATGGCAATGAGTATCCTTTGATTCGTTTGGAGATTTCATCAAAATCTCACCCTTTCTTTACAGGTAAAATGAAATTTATAGATACTGCAGGTAGAATTGATAAATTTAACAAGAAATTCGCAGGATCGAAATTTGCTAAAACTTAA